From one Marmota flaviventris isolate mMarFla1 chromosome 1, mMarFla1.hap1, whole genome shotgun sequence genomic stretch:
- the Lyl1 gene encoding protein lyl-1, whose protein sequence is MCPPQALAEVGPTMTEKAEMVCASSPAPVPPTKPASPGPLPSDEVGHRGGSPSRLPPGVPVISLGHTRPPGAAMPTTELSALRPPLLHLSTLGTTPPTLALHYHPHPFLNSVYIGPAGPFSIFPSSRLKRRPSHCELDLAEGHQPQKVARRVFTNSRERWRQQNVNGAFAELRKLLPTHPPDRKLSKNEVLRLAMKYIGFLVRLLRDQAAALAAGPAQPGPRKRPAHRSPDDGALWGSGRKAEVAARSQPAPVADSDINPNGAVRPIKMEQAAVSPEVR, encoded by the exons ATGTGCCCACCCCAGGCCCTGGCAGAGGTGGGCCCCACCATGACTGAGAAGGCTGAGATGGTCTGTGCTTCCAGCCCAGCCCCTGTCCCACCCACTAAGCCTGCCTCACCTGGGCCTCTACCCTCAGATGAGGTGGGCCACAGAGGTGGCTCCCCATCCAGGTTGCCCCCTGGTGTACCAGTGATCAGCTTGGGTCATACCAGGCCCCCAGGGGCAGCCATGCCCACCACAGAGCTGAGTGCCCTCCGGCCCCCCTTGCTGCACCTCTCCACTCTGGGAACTACCCCGCCCACCCTGGCTCTGCATTACCACCCTCACCCCTTCCTCAACAG CGTCTACATTGGGCCAGCAGGACCTTTTAGCATCTTCCCTAGCAGCCGGCTGAAGCGGAGACCAAGCCACTGTGAGCTGGACCTGGCTgagg GGCACCAGCCCCAGAAGGTAGCACGGCGCGTGTTCACCAACAGCCGCGAGCGCTGGCGGCAGCAGAACGTTAACGGCGCCTTCGCAGAGCTCAGGAAACTGCTGCCGACTCACCCGCCCGACCGGAAGCTGAGCAAGAACGAGGTGCTCCGCCTGGCCATGAAGTACATCGGCTTCCTGGTGCGGCTGCTGCGCGACCAGGCAGCCGCGCTGGCTGCAGGCCCCGCCCAACCCGGGCCCCGTAAACGGCCTGCTCACCGAAGCCCAGACGATGGCGCCCTCTGGGGGTCCGGGCGCAAGGCCGAGGTGGCGGCGCGCTCGCAGCCCGCGCCCGTGGCAGACTCCGACATCAACCCCAATGGGGCAGTACGGCCCATCAAAATGGAGCAAGCGGCTGTGAGTCCCGAGGTGCGGTGA